ATCCAGGCCGTTGGGATGGACGAGTTGCGTTCCGCTGCCGGGGTTTCGCTGAAGAAGCTCTACGGGGAATTCCCGTCAAAGAGCAGCATTGTCATGGCCGTGCTGGAGCACCGGCATCAGTCCTGGACCGAAGGGCTGGACGCTACAGTCCAACGAGCCGGGACGCCGCGGGAGCGCCTCCTTGCCATCTTCGACTACCTTGCCGGCTGGTTCTGCCAGGACTCATTCCGCGGGTGCGGGTTCATCAACAGCTTCGCCGAACTGGGTGCCGTGAGCCCCGAGGTTGCCGAGTATGCGCGGAAGCACAAGGAGTCGTTCCAAGAATACGTCGCTCGCCTGGCGGTAGAGGCCGGTGCCCCGGCTTACTTGGCGCCGCAATTGGCCATCCTCGCGGAGGGCGCGCAGACGACGGCGGCCATCGCCGGAACGTCCGACGCCGCCGGGCAAGCGCGTCAGGCGGCCGAGGTCCTCATCGACGCGGCCTTGGGCGTTGCCTGGGCTGGATGAGGGCTGGCTGGATCTTGCCCGGCCGTATTGGCGGGATAGCAGAACGGCGCTGCCGGGACTAGGCTTCTGGGATGCGCCGAACGGCGCGTCAGGAAGAAGACCATTCGTGTTTGAAGTCCCCAGCATCCTGTTCCTCTCGGCAGGCGTTGCGGTGTTGGCCGCTGCTGTCTTGCCGAAGTTGTTGCGACGTACGCCGCTGTCCATGCCCATGGTCTTTCTGGGCAGCGGGATCCTCGCGTTCACCTTGCTTCCCGAGCTGCCGGACCCTGACCCTGTTCAGTATGGCGAGTTCACCACCCACCTGACCGAGATCTGCGTCATCATCTCCCTTATGGGTGCCGGTTTGGCGTTGGACCGTCCGTTCCGTTGGCGTGGATGGTCCACCACGTGGCGCTTGCTCGGTATTGTCATGCCCTTGTGCATCCTTGTGATGACGCTCCTGGGGCTGTGGGTGCTGGGTTTGGGGCTCGCCGCAGCCATCCTGGTGGCGGCCGCGATCGCGCCCACGGACCCTGTGCTGGCTTCGGAAGTGCAGGTAGGGAGGCCCGCGGACAGCGAAGAGGACCCGGAC
Above is a genomic segment from Arthrobacter sp. YN containing:
- a CDS encoding TetR/AcrR family transcriptional regulator gives rise to the protein MNISEVRERIVATADELYNAKGIQAVGMDELRSAAGVSLKKLYGEFPSKSSIVMAVLEHRHQSWTEGLDATVQRAGTPRERLLAIFDYLAGWFCQDSFRGCGFINSFAELGAVSPEVAEYARKHKESFQEYVARLAVEAGAPAYLAPQLAILAEGAQTTAAIAGTSDAAGQARQAAEVLIDAALGVAWAG